One window of Microcoleus vaginatus PCC 9802 genomic DNA carries:
- a CDS encoding glycosyltransferase: MPLKCKVCESDSHHFAQGKVMGKYDVDYFQCSNCGFVQTEEPYWLEEAYSQPIASSDVGLAFRNLSFSQITQNLLFNFFNHQARFLDYGGGYGLFVRLMRDAGFDFYWLDKFCQNIFAQGFESDATANNPFELVTAFEVFEHLVHPIDELENLLKKSRNILLSTELLPESNPKPDEWWYYVLHEGQHVSLYTAKALSIIATKFNLNFYSNGSSLHLLTEKELPDDLFQQLAKGGLAAVNKASLLQHDFLKAVSKITNIQQAGKIQLAEIEEEGDSRSGLTILIDGVFFQMYKTGISRVWRSLLEEWAENGFAKHIIVLDRVGTSPKIAGIRYCTVPAYDYSKTDADREMLQQVCDEIGADLFISTYYTTPLSTPSVFMAYDMIPEVVGANLNQEPMWKEKHYAIHHASAYITISENTASDLTKFFPETASKSVTVAQCGVQSLFSPASQEDINGFKNKYGISKPYFISVGGGADYKNSILFFKAFAQIASKEGFEIVCTGSGVLLEGELRNYTLGTVVHKLQLDDQELRLAYAGAVALVYPSKYEGFGLPILEAIACGCPVITCPNSSLPEVAGEAALYVKDDDVDGLANALCEVQKPKVRNSLIAAGLEQAKKFSWSKMAKTISSALIDATLVRLNLKDINLIVFPDWSQPEESLGLELERVVRSIATHPDKRKMTLLVDHSNISDEDANLAFSSVAISLLMQEDLDVSGGPEISLIGQLSEIQWSALIPRLYGRILLEDENKKAIAHAKAENIPSLELDRFMKESYS; this comes from the coding sequence ATGCCACTTAAATGCAAAGTTTGCGAATCCGATTCCCATCATTTTGCCCAGGGTAAAGTTATGGGAAAATATGATGTAGATTATTTTCAATGTTCAAACTGCGGATTTGTTCAAACTGAGGAACCATACTGGTTAGAGGAAGCTTATTCTCAGCCAATAGCGAGCAGTGATGTTGGCTTAGCGTTCAGAAATTTGTCATTTTCACAAATAACCCAAAATTTATTATTTAACTTCTTTAATCATCAAGCAAGATTTCTCGACTACGGCGGTGGCTATGGTCTATTTGTCAGGCTGATGAGAGATGCGGGATTTGACTTTTACTGGCTAGACAAGTTTTGTCAAAATATATTTGCTCAAGGATTTGAGAGTGATGCAACCGCAAATAACCCATTTGAATTAGTCACGGCATTTGAAGTATTTGAGCATCTGGTTCACCCCATAGATGAGCTGGAAAATTTGTTAAAAAAATCCCGAAATATTTTATTGAGCACAGAATTGCTGCCCGAAAGCAATCCTAAACCCGATGAGTGGTGGTACTACGTGCTTCACGAAGGTCAGCACGTTTCTCTTTACACAGCTAAAGCTCTTTCCATAATTGCTACTAAATTTAATCTGAATTTCTACTCGAATGGTTCGTCTCTGCATTTACTGACAGAAAAAGAATTGCCGGACGATTTATTTCAACAATTGGCAAAAGGAGGATTAGCAGCGGTTAATAAAGCGTCGCTTTTACAGCATGACTTCTTAAAAGCTGTTAGCAAAATTACTAATATTCAACAGGCAGGAAAGATACAACTTGCTGAAATAGAAGAGGAAGGCGACTCGCGAAGCGGGTTAACAATCCTGATTGACGGTGTATTCTTTCAAATGTACAAAACAGGAATTTCCCGTGTTTGGAGGTCGCTACTAGAAGAATGGGCTGAAAATGGTTTTGCCAAGCACATAATAGTATTGGATCGGGTGGGAACCTCGCCAAAAATTGCGGGAATTAGGTATTGCACCGTGCCTGCTTATGACTACAGTAAAACTGATGCTGACCGGGAAATGTTACAGCAAGTATGTGATGAAATAGGTGCCGACTTATTTATATCAACTTACTACACAACACCCCTATCTACTCCCTCTGTATTCATGGCCTATGACATGATTCCCGAAGTGGTGGGAGCAAATTTGAATCAAGAACCTATGTGGAAGGAGAAACATTATGCTATCCACCATGCTTCTGCTTATATTACTATTTCGGAAAATACAGCTAGTGACTTAACAAAGTTTTTTCCAGAAACTGCCTCTAAGTCTGTAACTGTAGCTCAGTGTGGAGTTCAAAGTCTTTTTTCACCGGCTAGTCAAGAAGATATTAATGGTTTTAAAAATAAATATGGTATCTCCAAACCCTACTTTATTTCAGTAGGTGGAGGCGCTGATTATAAAAATAGTATCTTGTTCTTCAAAGCTTTTGCTCAAATTGCCAGCAAAGAGGGCTTTGAGATTGTCTGTACGGGGAGTGGAGTTCTATTAGAAGGAGAGTTGAGAAATTATACTTTAGGTACTGTAGTTCACAAGCTGCAACTGGATGATCAGGAGTTGAGATTAGCTTATGCTGGTGCTGTTGCACTGGTTTATCCCTCGAAATATGAAGGATTTGGCTTGCCTATACTGGAGGCGATAGCCTGCGGTTGTCCAGTCATTACTTGTCCTAATTCTTCTCTTCCAGAAGTTGCAGGCGAAGCCGCATTATATGTGAAGGATGATGATGTTGATGGATTGGCTAATGCACTTTGCGAGGTACAAAAACCGAAGGTTCGCAACTCATTAATTGCGGCTGGGTTGGAACAAGCTAAAAAGTTCTCTTGGTCAAAAATGGCGAAAACGATTAGTTCAGCACTGATTGACGCAACTCTAGTGCGTTTAAACTTGAAAGATATTAATCTAATTGTTTTTCCAGATTGGTCGCAGCCAGAAGAGTCTCTTGGTTTAGAATTGGAACGAGTGGTGAGATCGATCGCAACTCACCCAGACAAAAGGAAGATGACTCTCCTGGTAGACCACAGTAACATTTCTGACGAAGATGCTAATCTCGCTTTCTCAAGCGTTGCGATCAGTCTTTTAATGCAAGAAGATTTAGATGTTTCCGGCGGGCCAGAAATTTCATTGATTGGACAGTTGAGCGAAATTCAGTGGTCAGCTTTGATACCTCGACTTTACGGTCGAATTTTATTGGAGGATGAGAATAAAAAAGCTATCGCTCACGCAAAAGCCGAGAATATTCCCTCATTAGAACTAGACCGTTTTATGAAGGAGAGTTACTCATGA
- a CDS encoding O-linked N-acetylglucosamine transferase, SPINDLY family protein produces MISDNLLALAPDWQQTAEQLLLKENYAQAAILYEQAITEQPSVKSYYWHLGLMLLLQEQEAEAQTTWLLAMAEGESEEIELWTAELLQVLEAEAERQRLDLVNYEVAWAIRQHIREINPGDINNLLHSVGLSILRKTYRGEESDALGTIVELLKSEAPIALDYDLLLQVWKTVLDVAPFHPSSFEFTEACLNHVKEPLPVIENLLYFAYDISYSGKQFHLATRYVELALRLEAKHQEVLRALASFYQDIGNFYQGIETAKICYSVMEQLVDKIFANHLLLRGLMLAGGNWEDSWSAFETHKLMMRAIIEEHPTNLDSAAALRLMSSLFFFPYFEDQPQEAGIIRIQIGNLFQANVENYAKPIVEKCRHRSLPLLQGGNEKRRYKVGYLSYCLRSHSVGWLARWLFEHHDRDRFEICAYLIGAKLTNDPIQQWYIGKADKAYKLGISGIEAAEKIYEDEIDILIDLDSITMNTNCEVMAIKPAPVQVSWLGWDASGVPNVDYYIADNYVLPESAQDYYAEKIWRLPATYLAVDGFEVGVPTVRRDLLDIPSDAVIYYCSQMGYKYNPNTARLQMQIIKAVPNSYFVTKWFAEQESLKNFFIQIAESEGLSADRLRFLPHAPSEAVHRANLGIADVVLDTYPYNGATTTMETLWMCIPLVTRVGQQFSSRNSYGMMMNAGILEGIAWTDEEYVEWGIRLGKDAALRQQISWQLRQSRQTAPLWNGKQFTREMEKAYEQMWQIYLDKNP; encoded by the coding sequence ATGATTTCTGACAATTTATTAGCACTGGCGCCCGATTGGCAGCAAACAGCCGAGCAACTCCTGCTTAAAGAAAATTACGCTCAGGCAGCAATCCTCTACGAACAGGCAATTACAGAGCAACCAAGCGTTAAATCTTACTACTGGCACTTAGGATTGATGTTGCTGTTGCAAGAACAAGAAGCAGAAGCTCAAACAACTTGGCTGCTGGCAATGGCTGAGGGTGAATCTGAAGAAATTGAACTCTGGACAGCAGAACTGTTACAAGTGCTGGAAGCGGAGGCTGAACGACAACGGCTGGATTTGGTAAATTATGAAGTAGCTTGGGCGATTCGGCAGCACATCCGAGAAATCAATCCAGGGGATATTAATAACCTGTTGCATTCGGTGGGACTTTCCATCCTGCGGAAAACTTACAGAGGCGAAGAATCAGACGCTTTGGGCACGATCGTCGAGCTTCTGAAGTCCGAGGCTCCAATAGCATTAGACTACGACCTCTTGCTGCAAGTCTGGAAGACCGTTTTAGACGTTGCTCCATTCCACCCTTCATCATTTGAATTTACAGAAGCTTGTTTGAACCATGTTAAAGAACCTCTACCTGTCATTGAAAATTTACTTTACTTTGCTTATGACATCTCATATTCAGGAAAGCAATTTCACTTAGCGACCCGTTATGTGGAACTCGCCTTGCGGTTAGAAGCTAAACACCAAGAAGTTTTGCGTGCCCTAGCTAGTTTTTACCAAGATATAGGAAATTTTTATCAAGGGATAGAAACTGCTAAGATTTGCTACTCAGTGATGGAACAGTTGGTAGATAAAATTTTTGCCAATCACTTGCTGCTGCGCGGACTGATGCTGGCTGGTGGTAATTGGGAAGATTCTTGGTCAGCGTTTGAGACACACAAATTAATGATGAGGGCTATTATTGAGGAACATCCGACTAATCTGGATTCGGCTGCTGCGCTTCGCTTGATGAGTTCGTTATTTTTCTTTCCTTACTTTGAAGATCAACCTCAAGAAGCTGGGATAATTCGCATCCAAATTGGTAATCTTTTTCAAGCAAATGTTGAAAATTATGCTAAGCCAATAGTAGAGAAGTGTCGCCATCGCTCCTTGCCTCTGCTTCAGGGAGGTAATGAAAAAAGACGTTATAAAGTTGGTTATTTATCTTATTGCTTACGTAGTCATTCTGTAGGATGGCTGGCACGCTGGTTGTTTGAACATCACGACCGCGATCGCTTTGAAATATGTGCTTATCTAATTGGAGCCAAACTGACAAATGATCCCATTCAGCAATGGTATATTGGTAAAGCTGACAAAGCTTATAAACTAGGTATTTCAGGTATTGAAGCTGCTGAAAAAATTTACGAAGATGAAATTGATATATTGATCGATCTTGATAGCATTACGATGAATACTAACTGTGAGGTAATGGCAATTAAGCCTGCCCCTGTACAAGTTAGTTGGCTGGGGTGGGATGCTTCTGGCGTACCAAATGTTGATTACTATATTGCAGATAATTACGTTTTACCGGAATCAGCACAGGATTACTATGCGGAAAAAATATGGCGATTGCCTGCCACTTATCTAGCAGTAGATGGTTTTGAAGTGGGAGTGCCAACGGTTCGACGCGATCTGCTAGATATTCCTAGCGATGCAGTCATATACTATTGTAGTCAGATGGGATACAAGTACAATCCCAACACAGCTCGGCTGCAAATGCAAATTATTAAGGCAGTCCCCAATAGCTACTTTGTAACTAAATGGTTTGCTGAGCAAGAATCTCTAAAAAACTTTTTTATTCAGATTGCGGAATCAGAGGGGCTAAGTGCGGATCGCTTGCGATTTTTGCCTCACGCTCCTTCAGAGGCAGTACACCGGGCTAATTTAGGTATTGCTGACGTGGTGCTAGATACTTACCCCTATAACGGAGCTACAACAACAATGGAAACTCTGTGGATGTGCATTCCTTTGGTGACACGAGTAGGGCAACAGTTTTCTAGTCGCAACAGTTACGGAATGATGATGAATGCTGGTATTTTGGAAGGGATTGCTTGGACTGATGAAGAGTATGTAGAATGGGGTATTCGTTTAGGGAAAGACGCAGCTCTGCGGCAGCAAATATCCTGGCAACTGCGGCAGTCACGACAAACTGCGCCTCTGTGGAATGGCAAGCAATTTACGCGAGAGATGGAGAAAGCATACGAGCAAATGTGGCAGATATATCTTGACAAAAATCCTTGA
- a CDS encoding prepilin-type N-terminal cleavage/methylation domain-containing protein: MKTEFKAKFLQHINKRRQDQGFTLIELLVVIIIIGILSAIALPSFLSQANKAKQTEAKQYISSMNKGTQAYFAENTKFTTDVGVLGLGLKTDTTNYTYTLSDAGTGTNGGSTSAATPKSLNTLKGYGGAVAVTAPDATGASGTQTILCETTGVGAPATIALSGSNSVCPGGMTIVTK; the protein is encoded by the coding sequence ATGAAGACTGAATTTAAAGCCAAGTTCCTGCAACACATCAACAAAAGAAGACAGGATCAAGGTTTCACACTGATTGAACTGCTGGTTGTTATCATCATTATCGGTATTCTTTCGGCTATTGCTTTGCCTTCCTTCCTCAGCCAAGCAAACAAAGCCAAGCAGACAGAAGCCAAGCAGTATATCAGTTCAATGAACAAGGGTACGCAGGCTTACTTTGCAGAAAACACCAAGTTTACAACAGATGTCGGTGTGTTGGGTCTTGGTCTCAAAACTGACACCACCAACTATACATACACCCTTAGCGATGCTGGTACGGGCACAAACGGCGGATCAACTTCGGCAGCAACTCCTAAGAGTCTCAATACACTGAAGGGATATGGAGGAGCTGTAGCAGTGACAGCGCCCGATGCTACAGGGGCTTCAGGCACACAGACAATCCTTTGTGAAACGACGGGTGTTGGAGCACCTGCAACTATTGCTCTTTCTGGTAGCAATAGTGTTTGTCCCGGCGGTATGACGATCGTTACTAAGTAA
- a CDS encoding class I SAM-dependent methyltransferase, which produces MDHENLELIENIRQQFDNTPFPRIPLEQSPKDNSELLYIHNLVTAYYFRNRRVINTEGKVILDAGCGTGYKSLVLAIANPGAKIVGIDLSEESVKLAEQRLQYHGVANAEFYALKIEDLPSLGLEFDYINADEVLYLLPDAIAGLQAMKSVLAPDGIIRTNLHSSNGRAGVFRAQAAFKTMGLMDGSPGEVEIEIVRETMEALQDEVGLKAFTWNSDRAQDQGWIMANYLLVGDKGCTIPELFALLRATDLEFINMVAWRRWELMDLFKEPDDLPPFLAMSLPEASLEERLHLFDLLHPLHRLFDFWCGNPDQTQDVVPVAEWTEAQWREGRVHLHPQLRTSQIREDLMNCIDSQTAFEISRYIIVPTLAPVAIDTTMAACLLPLWDGPQSMVSLVEQWLQIRSQIGVNLKSVSDETAFEEVKELLIRLEVFLYVLLEP; this is translated from the coding sequence ATGGATCACGAAAATTTAGAGTTAATAGAAAATATTCGCCAGCAATTTGACAATACTCCTTTTCCCAGAATCCCGCTGGAACAATCTCCAAAAGACAACAGTGAATTGCTCTACATTCATAATCTTGTAACTGCTTACTACTTCAGAAATAGAAGAGTTATTAATACAGAAGGTAAAGTGATCCTGGATGCGGGATGCGGCACCGGTTATAAATCCTTGGTGTTAGCTATAGCCAATCCGGGAGCGAAAATAGTAGGCATTGATTTATCAGAAGAATCTGTGAAACTAGCTGAGCAACGTTTACAGTATCATGGGGTTGCTAATGCAGAGTTTTATGCTTTGAAGATAGAAGATTTGCCAAGTTTAGGGTTAGAGTTTGACTATATCAATGCTGACGAAGTTCTGTATCTCTTGCCCGATGCTATTGCTGGATTGCAAGCAATGAAGTCAGTTCTCGCTCCCGATGGCATCATCCGCACCAACCTTCACAGTTCAAATGGTAGAGCCGGAGTATTTCGCGCTCAAGCTGCTTTCAAAACAATGGGATTAATGGATGGAAGCCCGGGAGAAGTGGAGATAGAAATAGTCCGGGAAACAATGGAAGCATTACAAGATGAAGTAGGGCTTAAGGCATTTACCTGGAATTCCGATCGCGCGCAGGATCAGGGATGGATTATGGCTAACTATTTATTGGTGGGTGATAAAGGTTGTACCATTCCTGAACTGTTTGCACTTTTGAGAGCAACCGATCTAGAGTTTATCAACATGGTGGCTTGGCGCCGGTGGGAGTTGATGGATTTGTTCAAAGAGCCAGATGATTTGCCTCCGTTTTTGGCGATGAGTCTGCCAGAAGCTTCTCTGGAAGAGCGACTGCATTTATTTGACTTGTTACATCCCCTGCACCGTTTGTTTGATTTCTGGTGCGGCAATCCCGATCAAACTCAGGATGTTGTGCCCGTTGCGGAATGGACGGAGGCTCAATGGCGAGAAGGACGGGTACACCTGCACCCTCAACTGAGGACTTCCCAGATTAGGGAAGATTTGATGAATTGCATTGACAGCCAGACGGCGTTTGAGATTAGCCGTTATATTATTGTGCCAACTCTAGCGCCGGTGGCGATCGACACTACAATGGCTGCTTGCTTGCTACCTCTTTGGGATGGGCCACAGTCTATGGTGTCCCTAGTAGAACAGTGGCTCCAAATCCGCTCGCAGATCGGTGTTAACCTAAAGTCTGTTAGTGATGAGACTGCCTTTGAGGAAGTCAAGGAACTGTTGATTAGGCTGGAAGTCTTTCTGTATGTGCTTTTGGAGCCTTAG
- a CDS encoding Uma2 family endonuclease, with product MIQIIPELVTFDEFIDWYPENSGHHYELHNGEIVEMPKATGKHSKLTGFLLADLNFEIRRLQLPYFIPKECVIKPMREESGYEPDIIVLNEQTIGNEPRWEKSSIITMGSSVPLIVEVTSTNWGDDYALKLEAYESMGIQEYWIVDYLGLGGRRFIGNPKQPTFSVYQLIDGEYQVKLFRGGECIDSPTFPELKLTAQQVFAKGN from the coding sequence ATGATTCAAATCATACCTGAATTAGTAACATTCGATGAATTCATTGACTGGTATCCTGAAAATTCAGGACACCACTACGAACTACACAATGGAGAAATTGTTGAGATGCCAAAAGCAACAGGGAAACATTCTAAACTGACAGGTTTTCTCCTAGCCGATCTCAACTTTGAAATCCGAAGGCTACAACTGCCCTACTTCATCCCCAAAGAATGCGTCATCAAACCCATGCGCGAGGAATCGGGATATGAACCAGATATTATTGTACTTAACGAACAAACCATTGGCAACGAGCCGCGATGGGAGAAATCATCTATTATCACAATGGGTTCATCAGTCCCTCTAATCGTCGAGGTAACTAGCACTAATTGGGGGGATGATTATGCCCTAAAGCTTGAAGCATATGAGTCAATGGGTATTCAAGAATATTGGATTGTAGATTATCTAGGATTGGGTGGCAGACGGTTCATCGGCAACCCCAAGCAACCAACCTTTTCGGTTTACCAACTAATTGACGGCGAATACCAAGTCAAACTGTTCCGAGGGGGCGAGTGTATTGACTCCCCAACTTTCCCAGAATTGAAGCTGACAGCGCAGCAGGTGTTTGCAAAAGGGAATTGA
- a CDS encoding AI-2E family transporter → MKLGQWMGLLALIASCYILWQIRQALLLLFAAVVLATALNRLARYLQKFGLKRSIAVLLSVSFLVLIFVGLFLIIVPPFAEQFQQLTQRGPQGIAKLNEWIDQIENRFSGQIGQRLPNLDINDIIQQLQPLFNQLVGGAGAFVGNTLGVILSFLLVIVLTLMTLADPLSYRQGFIQLFPSFYRRRIEGILDECEIALGRWVIGALISMSVITFLSLIGLSVLQVPLALAHAVLAGLLNLIPNIGPGLSVIPPVTIALLDSPLKSGFVFILYFLIQQFESNLLTPYVMAQQVALLPAVTLIAQVFFATFFGFLGLLLALPLTVVAQVWVREVLIKDILNQWQTNPRHLAAIDTAIHEEYESIGVTHSKPESLPEQKLEIPNNTESHTPENQ, encoded by the coding sequence ATGAAGCTAGGACAGTGGATGGGCTTATTAGCCCTCATCGCATCTTGTTACATCCTGTGGCAAATCAGGCAGGCCCTACTGCTGCTATTTGCCGCCGTCGTCTTAGCCACCGCCTTAAACAGACTAGCACGCTACTTGCAAAAATTCGGACTCAAAAGATCGATCGCCGTACTCTTATCAGTTAGCTTCCTAGTCCTGATCTTCGTAGGATTATTCCTCATCATTGTACCACCCTTTGCCGAACAGTTTCAACAACTTACCCAAAGAGGCCCTCAAGGAATAGCAAAATTAAATGAGTGGATCGATCAGATTGAAAATCGCTTTTCTGGACAAATTGGTCAGCGACTACCCAATCTTGATATTAACGACATTATCCAACAACTGCAACCCCTATTCAATCAACTCGTCGGCGGTGCAGGAGCCTTTGTCGGCAACACCTTAGGCGTTATTCTCAGCTTTTTGCTAGTCATAGTTTTGACATTGATGACATTAGCCGACCCTTTATCTTACCGACAAGGATTTATCCAACTATTTCCCTCTTTTTATCGGCGGCGAATCGAGGGAATCTTAGATGAATGCGAAATAGCCCTCGGTCGATGGGTCATCGGTGCTTTAATTAGCATGAGCGTCATCACTTTTCTCAGCCTAATTGGTTTATCAGTATTGCAGGTTCCCCTAGCCCTAGCTCACGCTGTTTTAGCAGGATTGCTGAACTTAATACCCAATATCGGGCCCGGCTTGAGCGTCATTCCTCCAGTGACGATCGCACTTTTAGACTCTCCCTTAAAATCCGGTTTTGTGTTCATCCTCTACTTTCTAATTCAACAATTTGAAAGCAACCTCCTCACCCCTTACGTTATGGCGCAGCAAGTTGCGCTATTGCCGGCTGTTACCTTAATAGCTCAAGTATTCTTCGCCACCTTCTTTGGGTTTTTAGGACTATTGCTTGCCCTTCCTCTCACCGTTGTCGCTCAAGTTTGGGTTAGAGAAGTTTTAATTAAAGACATTCTCAACCAGTGGCAGACCAATCCCAGACACCTAGCAGCGATCGACACCGCTATTCACGAGGAGTACGAATCTATAGGAGTAACACATAGCAAGCCAGAAAGCCTGCCAGAACAAAAATTAGAAATCCCAAATAATACCGAAAGCCACACTCCTGAAAATCAATAA
- a CDS encoding Tfp pilus assembly protein PilF — protein sequence MMEKANKRRGLITVVVVLSLIAFLGFSLVPILDSILKASQAQSTSTPTPTQTAQSGEKQSELLQAQARGYELVLQREPDNVTALRGLLQVRLELIGQGVGDIKDAIAPLEKLASLNPETTEYGILLAQAKERTGDREGAAQAYRSILASKPGEIKALQGLVNLLLVQQRPEAAIGLLQDTLKAAPAANLAKPESVDVTSVQLILGQVYAVQKRYEEAIAIYDESAKANPKDFRPTLGKAIVLKEQGKTDEAKTLFDRATELAPPNYKDQINQLATGTPSPSPAAATPEPAASPSPEGALPTP from the coding sequence ATTATGGAAAAAGCAAATAAGCGTCGTGGGTTGATTACTGTGGTGGTGGTGCTGTCGCTCATCGCTTTTTTGGGATTTTCTCTGGTTCCCATTTTGGACAGTATTCTCAAGGCCAGCCAAGCCCAAAGTACGTCAACTCCAACACCTACTCAGACGGCGCAGTCAGGGGAGAAGCAATCAGAGTTGCTGCAAGCTCAGGCTAGGGGATACGAATTGGTTTTGCAGCGGGAACCTGACAACGTAACGGCTTTGCGGGGATTGTTGCAGGTGCGGCTGGAGTTGATCGGCCAAGGAGTGGGGGACATTAAGGATGCGATCGCTCCTTTGGAAAAGTTGGCTTCGCTGAATCCTGAGACTACTGAATACGGAATTTTGCTGGCTCAGGCTAAGGAACGCACGGGCGATCGCGAAGGGGCTGCTCAAGCTTACAGGTCAATTTTAGCGTCTAAGCCTGGGGAAATTAAGGCTTTGCAGGGGTTGGTGAATTTGCTGCTGGTGCAGCAGCGGCCCGAAGCTGCGATCGGACTGTTGCAAGATACGCTGAAGGCTGCTCCGGCTGCCAACCTGGCGAAACCGGAAAGTGTTGATGTAACTTCAGTGCAGTTGATTTTGGGACAGGTTTATGCTGTGCAGAAGCGCTACGAGGAGGCGATCGCCATTTACGACGAATCTGCTAAGGCTAATCCCAAAGATTTTCGCCCGACTTTAGGAAAGGCGATCGTGCTGAAGGAACAGGGCAAAACAGATGAGGCAAAAACGCTGTTTGATCGAGCTACTGAGTTAGCTCCTCCTAACTATAAAGACCAAATTAATCAGTTAGCTACTGGCACTCCTTCGCCTTCTCCTGCGGCTGCTACTCCCGAACCGGCTGCTTCTCCTAGTCCTGAAGGCGCGCTACCGACACCTTAA
- a CDS encoding Uma2 family endonuclease — MTQSVDRVVLPPAFPDHTQLPESDGTFVKNFQEHPQSLILTDSIGQILQERHPDGQYAIGQDCGIYWRETEPPEKGAEAPDWFYVPNVPPNLDGQIRRSYVLWREHIAPLIALEFASGNGDEERDRTPLSRTEEGVITKPGKFWVYEQVMRIPYYGIYEINSGRLEVYRLMEGYYQLLELNQRAHFPIASLGIELGLWQGSYQNQTMLWLRWWDEEGNLLLIGDERAQLERLRGEQQRERAESAEQAGQAEFQARRDAIPRLLGMGLSAEQVAQALSLSVEEVMENAGE; from the coding sequence ATGACCCAAAGCGTTGACCGCGTTGTTCTACCTCCTGCTTTTCCAGACCACACTCAATTACCAGAGTCAGACGGTACTTTTGTGAAAAATTTTCAGGAGCATCCGCAGAGTTTAATTTTAACTGATTCGATCGGGCAAATTTTGCAGGAGCGGCATCCTGACGGACAATATGCGATCGGTCAAGACTGCGGCATTTACTGGCGAGAAACCGAGCCGCCGGAAAAAGGTGCAGAAGCTCCTGATTGGTTTTATGTTCCCAATGTACCTCCTAATTTAGACGGTCAAATTCGCCGTTCCTACGTGCTGTGGCGAGAACACATAGCACCGTTAATTGCTTTGGAATTTGCGAGCGGGAACGGTGATGAAGAGCGCGATCGCACTCCTTTATCTCGCACTGAGGAAGGGGTAATAACCAAACCGGGCAAGTTTTGGGTGTACGAACAGGTGATGCGAATTCCCTATTACGGCATCTATGAAATTAACAGCGGTCGATTAGAAGTTTATCGGTTGATGGAGGGGTATTATCAACTGTTAGAACTCAATCAACGCGCTCATTTTCCCATTGCATCTTTAGGCATAGAATTGGGACTTTGGCAAGGCAGTTATCAAAATCAAACTATGCTTTGGCTGCGCTGGTGGGACGAGGAAGGTAATTTGCTGTTAATTGGCGATGAAAGGGCCCAATTGGAGAGATTGCGAGGGGAGCAACAGCGGGAAAGAGCCGAGAGTGCAGAACAGGCAGGACAAGCTGAATTTCAGGCAAGAAGGGATGCAATTCCCCGGTTGTTGGGAATGGGTTTGAGTGCCGAACAAGTGGCGCAGGCGTTAAGTTTATCTGTGGAGGAAGTGATGGAGAATGCTGGAGAGTGA